In one Aromatoleum aromaticum EbN1 genomic region, the following are encoded:
- the istA gene encoding IS21-like element ISAzo17 family transposase: protein MITDEVYVEIELLRRHGLSLRRIAAEVGCAVNTVRAHLASPGLPRYARKVQRVTKLAPFEAYLRERQAAAHPHWIPASVLMREIVAQGYQGGASQLRAFMHMLKPAQPSEPVVRFETAPGHQMQVDWVEFRKGAQPLYAFCATLGYSRMSYVEFVTDMKVTTLIGCHERSFAAFGGVVRQVLYDNMKTVVLERDVDGEGAHRYHAGFLDYARHAGFVIKLCRPYRARTKGKVERFNGYLRRSFYVPLVAQFKQAGLVLDAATATVQVRRWLDEVANVRVHGTTGEQPVARLAAERAALQALAPPWRGDIEGARPQAEAAHDEGPVRPPAVRAHLETAQPAQHPLAVYDALLQTLQQAQEIGA, encoded by the coding sequence GTGATCACAGACGAGGTGTATGTGGAAATCGAACTGTTGAGGCGTCACGGGTTGAGCCTTCGGCGGATCGCCGCCGAGGTGGGGTGTGCGGTGAACACGGTGCGTGCGCACCTGGCGTCGCCGGGGCTGCCGCGCTACGCGCGCAAGGTCCAGCGGGTGACGAAGCTGGCGCCCTTCGAGGCGTACTTGCGCGAACGCCAGGCGGCGGCGCATCCGCACTGGATTCCGGCCTCGGTCCTGATGCGTGAGATCGTGGCGCAGGGCTATCAGGGTGGCGCCAGCCAGCTGCGCGCGTTCATGCACATGCTCAAGCCGGCGCAGCCATCGGAGCCGGTGGTGCGCTTCGAGACGGCGCCGGGCCACCAGATGCAGGTCGACTGGGTGGAGTTTCGCAAGGGCGCGCAGCCGCTGTACGCGTTCTGCGCCACGCTCGGCTACAGCCGCATGAGCTACGTCGAGTTTGTCACCGACATGAAGGTGACGACGCTGATCGGCTGCCACGAGCGCAGCTTCGCGGCGTTCGGGGGCGTGGTGCGCCAGGTGCTGTACGACAACATGAAGACCGTGGTGCTCGAGCGCGATGTCGACGGCGAAGGCGCGCACCGCTACCACGCCGGCTTTCTGGACTACGCCCGTCACGCCGGGTTCGTGATCAAGCTGTGCCGCCCCTATCGGGCACGGACCAAGGGCAAGGTGGAGCGCTTCAACGGCTATCTGCGGCGCTCGTTCTACGTGCCGCTGGTGGCGCAGTTCAAGCAGGCCGGTCTGGTGCTCGACGCCGCCACGGCCACGGTGCAGGTGCGCCGCTGGCTCGACGAAGTCGCCAACGTGCGCGTGCATGGCACCACCGGCGAGCAACCGGTAGCGCGGCTGGCGGCCGAACGGGCTGCGCTGCAGGCGCTGGCACCGCCGTGGCGGGGCGACATCGAGGGCGCCCGGCCGCAGGCTGAGGCGGCACACGACGAGGGCCCCGTGCGCCCGCCCGCCGTGCGTGCGCACCTCGAAACGGCGCAACCCGCCCAGCATCCGCTGGCCGTCTACGACGCGTTGCTGCAGACGCTGCAACAGGCGCAGGAGATCGGCGCATGA
- a CDS encoding lysophospholipid acyltransferase family protein, with protein MTVAAEVSAARRCWRLLRLAHHLLLGAAATLLVVPALPAPARRRVRQIWSQRLLRVLGIRVELDGPAPPPHSLIVANHVSWVDVFAINALAPAAFVAKAEVRTWPLVGWLAARHDTLFLRRGSAADARRTEQAITAAIAAGACVAVFPEGTTTDGSRLLHFHAALLQGAVAARRPVVPLALRYEDARGSRSAAAAYAGDTTLWQSLQSIVRTSDLTLKLASGAPLTTAGADRKAVARRARTVIADALFVGEADAIRHAA; from the coding sequence GTGACGGTCGCAGCCGAGGTGTCCGCCGCGCGGCGCTGTTGGCGGCTGTTGCGGCTCGCGCACCATCTGCTGCTGGGCGCTGCGGCGACGCTGCTCGTCGTCCCGGCGCTCCCCGCACCCGCACGGCGTCGCGTCCGGCAGATCTGGTCGCAGCGCCTGCTGCGCGTGCTCGGGATCCGGGTCGAGCTCGACGGCCCGGCGCCACCGCCACACAGCCTGATCGTCGCGAACCACGTGTCATGGGTCGATGTTTTCGCGATCAACGCCCTTGCGCCCGCTGCCTTCGTCGCGAAAGCCGAGGTGCGCACCTGGCCGCTGGTTGGCTGGCTCGCGGCGCGCCACGACACGCTGTTCCTGCGCCGCGGCAGCGCCGCAGACGCGCGACGAACCGAGCAGGCGATCACCGCGGCAATCGCCGCCGGCGCGTGCGTCGCGGTATTCCCAGAAGGCACGACGACCGACGGCTCGCGACTTCTGCATTTTCACGCCGCGCTGCTGCAGGGCGCGGTCGCCGCCCGGCGCCCGGTCGTGCCGCTCGCGCTGCGCTACGAGGACGCGCGAGGGTCGCGCAGCGCGGCGGCCGCATACGCCGGCGACACGACGCTCTGGCAGAGCCTCCAGTCGATCGTGCGTACATCCGACCTCACGCTGAAGCTCGCCAGCGGGGCGCCGCTCACGACCGCGGGAGCGGATCGCAAGGCCGTTGCGCGGCGTGCGCGCACGGTCATCGCCGACGCGCTGTTCGTCGGCGAAGCGGATGCGATCCGCCACGCCGCGTGA
- the istB gene encoding IS21-like element ISAzo17 family helper ATPase IstB, with translation MNLQYERIQALCQTLSLPLTAQGYAAAAQQAATDQLAYSDFLEQLLRAEAAGRQSRKQSMLTRLAGFPAIKTLEDFDYGFASGLKRSQIEELASLAFVERAENVVLVGPSGVGKTHLAIALGYRATQAGIKTRFTTAADLLLTLVLAHERNQLKNVMQRAINAYRLLIVDEIGYLPMTREQANLFFQVIAARYERGSLIVTSNLSFGQWDSTFAQDATLTAALLDRLLHHAHIVPISGESYRLKHQRKAGMVQALAVAG, from the coding sequence ATGAACCTGCAATACGAACGGATCCAGGCGCTGTGCCAGACGCTGAGCCTGCCGCTCACCGCCCAAGGCTATGCCGCAGCGGCCCAGCAGGCGGCCACCGATCAACTGGCCTACAGCGACTTCCTCGAACAGTTGCTGCGGGCCGAGGCGGCCGGTCGTCAGAGCCGCAAGCAAAGCATGCTCACGCGCCTGGCGGGCTTCCCCGCGATCAAGACGCTGGAGGATTTCGACTATGGCTTTGCCAGCGGGCTCAAGCGCAGCCAGATCGAGGAGTTGGCCAGCCTCGCCTTCGTCGAGCGTGCCGAGAACGTTGTGCTGGTGGGCCCCAGCGGGGTGGGCAAGACCCATCTGGCCATCGCGCTGGGCTACCGCGCCACGCAGGCCGGCATCAAGACGCGCTTCACCACCGCCGCCGACCTGCTGCTGACGCTGGTCCTGGCGCATGAGCGCAACCAGCTCAAGAACGTGATGCAGCGGGCGATCAACGCCTACCGGCTGTTGATCGTCGACGAGATCGGCTACCTGCCGATGACGCGCGAGCAGGCCAACCTGTTCTTCCAGGTGATCGCGGCGCGCTACGAGCGGGGCAGCCTGATCGTGACCAGCAATCTGTCGTTCGGGCAGTGGGACAGCACCTTCGCCCAGGATGCGACGCTCACGGCGGCGCTACTGGATCGGCTGCTGCATCACGCGCACATCGTGCCGATCAGCGGCGAGAGCTACCGGCTGAAACACCAGCGCAAGGCCGGGATGGTGCAAGCGCTGGCGGTCGCCGGCTGA
- a CDS encoding EAL domain-containing protein has product MHALVDERALEFAFQPIADVSHASVYGYEALMRGPAGSRLRSPDEILRAARAAGRLAELERIACLTAIDAFARQRLKGKLFLNLSAPLIEHFARDNGAELVGRAEAAGIAPVRLVLELTEHERVEDVDGLHAAMTTLCAAGITLALDDFGDGRSSLRLWVQLRPQIVKLDKFFVQGLDSDIRKVEVIRGVLRLAEVLGTPLVAEGIEDPVQLAVLRDLGCHYAQGYCLGRPAQFPEPGLLPAALAVLRSDKVSVLPASSPQPRFDHSVDRLRVAAPSVVPQTASSELMRLFIANPDLHAIGVVDRDRPVGLVNRRDFIEAYAQPYHRELYGKRPVAEFMNADPLCAERSAPLQSLVNVLAGEDQRYLQDGFIVTDEGRYAGVATGESLVRAVTELRIEAARHANPLTLLPGNIPVTEHIGRLLDARVPFAACYFDLNNFKPYNDLYGYWRGDEMIKLAAKLVLAHSDRKHDFVGHVGGDDFVVLFQSEDWAARCRAIVHEFNRDAHALFDTRELESGGFNSEDRRGFAAFFPLTTIAVGQVHVVSGQFRDAEDVASAAAEAKKIAKRSRTGIHLAPTAQVIPRLHVVRS; this is encoded by the coding sequence TTGCACGCGCTAGTCGACGAGCGGGCGCTTGAGTTCGCGTTCCAGCCGATTGCCGACGTCAGCCACGCGTCTGTCTACGGATATGAGGCGTTGATGCGGGGCCCAGCAGGTTCTCGACTGCGCAGTCCGGACGAGATCCTGCGCGCAGCGCGCGCCGCGGGGCGGCTCGCCGAACTCGAACGCATCGCGTGCCTCACGGCAATCGACGCATTCGCGCGCCAGCGCCTGAAGGGGAAACTTTTTCTGAACCTTTCCGCGCCGCTGATCGAACACTTCGCGCGCGACAATGGCGCGGAGCTCGTGGGTCGTGCCGAGGCCGCAGGCATCGCGCCCGTTCGGCTCGTACTGGAGCTCACCGAACACGAGCGGGTCGAGGACGTCGACGGGCTGCACGCGGCAATGACGACGCTCTGCGCGGCGGGGATCACGCTGGCGCTCGACGATTTCGGAGATGGCCGATCGAGTCTGCGTTTGTGGGTGCAACTCAGACCGCAAATCGTCAAGCTCGACAAGTTCTTCGTCCAGGGCCTCGATTCGGACATCCGGAAAGTCGAGGTGATTCGAGGCGTGTTGCGTCTGGCCGAGGTGTTGGGTACGCCCCTCGTCGCCGAAGGCATCGAAGATCCAGTACAGCTCGCGGTGCTGCGCGACCTCGGGTGTCATTACGCGCAGGGTTACTGTCTCGGGCGGCCGGCGCAGTTCCCCGAACCCGGTCTGCTTCCGGCCGCGCTGGCAGTGCTGCGTTCGGACAAGGTCTCAGTCCTCCCCGCGTCGTCGCCACAGCCGAGATTCGACCACTCGGTCGACAGGCTCCGCGTAGCAGCGCCGAGTGTCGTGCCGCAGACAGCCAGCTCCGAGCTGATGCGCCTCTTCATCGCGAATCCGGACCTGCATGCGATCGGCGTCGTCGATCGCGACCGGCCGGTGGGGCTCGTGAACCGCCGCGATTTCATCGAGGCGTATGCGCAGCCGTACCACCGCGAGCTCTACGGCAAGCGTCCGGTAGCGGAGTTCATGAACGCGGACCCGTTGTGCGCGGAGCGCTCGGCGCCGCTCCAGTCGCTGGTCAACGTGCTGGCTGGCGAGGATCAGCGCTACCTACAGGACGGCTTCATCGTCACTGACGAGGGTCGGTATGCCGGGGTCGCGACAGGCGAGAGTCTCGTACGCGCCGTCACCGAACTGCGAATCGAGGCCGCCCGCCACGCGAACCCCCTGACGTTGCTGCCCGGCAACATTCCGGTGACCGAGCACATCGGCCGGCTGCTCGACGCGCGCGTGCCGTTTGCGGCCTGCTATTTCGATCTCAACAACTTCAAGCCGTACAACGACCTCTATGGCTACTGGCGGGGCGACGAGATGATCAAGCTTGCCGCGAAGCTCGTGCTCGCGCACAGCGATCGAAAACATGATTTCGTCGGCCACGTCGGCGGGGACGACTTCGTCGTGCTGTTCCAGAGTGAAGACTGGGCGGCGCGCTGCCGAGCGATCGTCCACGAGTTCAATCGCGATGCGCACGCGCTGTTCGACACCCGTGAGCTGGAGTCGGGCGGCTTCAACAGCGAGGACCGGCGCGGTTTCGCGGCGTTCTTTCCGCTGACGACAATTGCCGTCGGCCAGGTCCACGTGGTTTCCGGGCAGTTCCGCGACGCCGAGGACGTCGCGTCCGCCGCTGCTGAGGCGAAGAAGATAGCGAAGCGCTCACGAACAGGCATCCACCTCGCGCCCACGGCGCAGGTGATACCGAGGCTGCATGTTGTAAGGAGCTGA
- a CDS encoding alpha/beta fold hydrolase, which translates to MTIVALDLPGTGARHRETSPGDVPRIAEDCRSTLFRLGVDPPYRLLALSLGAMVALAWADRHPAEIAECVLINTSLRTYSPFYRRLRPRSYARLLYLALRDDARACETMILRLTSGQRDERLVDEWVTLRVRHPVTLANAVRQLFAAARYRPPRDRPAPPVLVLASRNDRLVHVACSKAIAAAWNCSLRIHPYAGHDLPLDDGAWVAEQVRHWTDGGGA; encoded by the coding sequence TTGACAATCGTCGCGCTCGACCTGCCGGGAACCGGCGCGCGGCATCGCGAGACGAGTCCGGGCGACGTGCCGCGGATTGCCGAAGACTGCAGGAGTACGCTGTTTCGGCTCGGGGTCGACCCGCCGTACCGCCTGCTCGCGCTGTCGCTCGGCGCGATGGTCGCGCTCGCTTGGGCCGACCGGCATCCCGCGGAGATCGCCGAATGCGTGCTGATCAACACGAGCCTTCGCACCTACAGCCCGTTCTACCGCCGCCTTCGCCCGCGCAGCTATGCGCGGCTGCTGTACCTCGCGCTGCGCGACGACGCGCGCGCGTGCGAGACGATGATCCTCCGGCTGACGAGCGGGCAGCGCGATGAGCGGCTGGTCGACGAATGGGTCACGCTGCGCGTTCGTCATCCGGTGACGCTCGCGAACGCGGTGCGCCAGCTTTTCGCCGCGGCGCGCTATCGCCCGCCGCGCGACCGCCCTGCCCCGCCGGTGCTCGTCCTCGCGAGCCGGAACGACCGGCTGGTGCACGTCGCGTGCTCGAAGGCGATCGCCGCGGCGTGGAACTGCTCGCTGCGGATCCACCCCTACGCAGGCCACGACCTTCCACTCGACGACGGCGCATGGGTCGCCGAGCAGGTGCGCCACTGGACCGATGGAGGCGGCGCGTGA
- a CDS encoding UDP-2,3-diacylglucosamine diphosphatase, with protein MPTVKSVFLSDIHLGTPACQAERVVEFLREYPADNTFLIGDIVDFWAMNRSICWRQSHNTVVQKLLRRARHGGRVVLIPGNHDEALRDYCGTVFGDIEVLEEVVHETADGKRHLLIHGDQFDQVTRHHRWVAVLGDRAYTVLVRLNVLLSWVRRRLNLPGYWSLAGYAKRKVKKALDFIFDFEESAIHHVRERGLDGVICGHIHWAAIREVDGLSYVNCGDWVDSCTAIVEHPDGRLELIAWGAREAATNRTVLEAAEASECAY; from the coding sequence ATGCCAACGGTCAAATCGGTCTTTCTTTCCGACATCCATCTCGGCACGCCGGCGTGCCAGGCGGAACGGGTCGTCGAATTCCTCCGCGAGTATCCCGCCGACAACACGTTCCTGATCGGCGACATCGTCGACTTCTGGGCGATGAATCGCAGCATCTGCTGGCGCCAGTCCCACAACACGGTCGTGCAGAAGCTGTTGCGGCGCGCGCGCCACGGCGGACGCGTCGTGCTGATACCCGGAAACCACGATGAGGCGCTGCGCGATTACTGCGGCACCGTGTTCGGGGACATCGAGGTGCTCGAAGAGGTCGTGCATGAAACCGCGGACGGCAAGCGCCACCTGCTGATCCACGGCGACCAATTTGACCAGGTGACGCGCCACCACCGCTGGGTCGCCGTGCTCGGCGACCGCGCCTATACGGTGCTCGTGCGCCTGAACGTCCTGCTGTCGTGGGTGCGCCGCAGGTTGAACCTCCCCGGCTACTGGTCGCTAGCCGGCTATGCGAAGCGCAAGGTCAAGAAGGCGCTCGATTTCATTTTCGATTTCGAGGAGTCGGCGATTCATCACGTGCGCGAGCGCGGCCTCGACGGCGTGATCTGCGGCCACATCCACTGGGCTGCGATACGCGAGGTCGACGGCCTCAGTTACGTCAATTGCGGCGACTGGGTTGATTCGTGCACCGCGATCGTCGAGCATCCCGACGGCCGCCTCGAGTTGATCGCGTGGGGCGCACGCGAAGCCGCGACGAACCGCACGGTGCTTGAAGCGGCGGAGGCTTCCGAATGCGCGTACTGA
- a CDS encoding diacylglycerol kinase, with protein sequence MPPRPADSAVERESPFKGKTGLRGIWNALRYSLAGLKAAYVHEDAFRQEVRLAALLVPIALIMPVAAAERALMVASVLLVLVVELLNSAIEAVVDRVGLESHRLAKRAKDIGSAAVLVSLVLGAFVWGSILLDRI encoded by the coding sequence ATGCCGCCGCGGCCGGCCGATAGCGCGGTCGAGCGCGAGTCGCCGTTCAAGGGCAAGACCGGCCTGCGCGGGATCTGGAACGCGCTCCGCTATTCGCTCGCTGGGCTCAAGGCCGCCTATGTCCACGAAGACGCGTTCCGGCAGGAAGTCCGGCTCGCGGCGCTGCTCGTGCCGATCGCGCTGATCATGCCGGTCGCGGCCGCCGAGCGCGCGCTGATGGTCGCGAGCGTGCTGCTCGTGCTCGTCGTCGAGCTGCTCAACTCGGCGATCGAAGCGGTCGTCGATCGCGTCGGTCTCGAGAGCCACCGCCTCGCAAAGCGCGCGAAGGACATCGGCAGTGCGGCGGTGCTGGTTTCGCTGGTCCTGGGCGCGTTCGTCTGGGGCAGCATTTTGCTGGACAGGATATGA
- a CDS encoding M14 family metallopeptidase → MPDAALPELVELERVIDAGHGVLDVRVVREVEAGAAARFPIYAIALGNPDTNAPAVGFVGGVHGLERIGTDVVVAYLRHLVMRLRWDATLHRQLESVRLLFMPLVNPGGMWRATRANPNGVDLMRNAPLEAHERVPPLIGGHRISAHLPWFRGHLGDAMEVESAALCKTVAAELLAREFSIALDCHSGFGLSDRIWFPYAHTREPFSHLAEVHALEEIFRRTHPHHPYIFEPQSLQYLAHGDLWDYLHLRAARAPGRIFLPLTLEMGAWLWVKKNPRQMFSKHGIFNPRLAHRQQRVLRRHLSLLDFLSRAAASFAAWIPRGNARAVHAARALDRWYR, encoded by the coding sequence ATGCCCGACGCCGCGCTTCCGGAGCTCGTCGAGCTCGAACGCGTCATCGACGCGGGACACGGGGTTCTTGACGTGCGGGTCGTCCGTGAGGTCGAGGCGGGTGCGGCAGCGAGATTCCCGATCTACGCGATCGCGCTCGGCAACCCCGACACCAACGCGCCCGCGGTCGGATTCGTCGGCGGTGTGCATGGGCTCGAGCGCATCGGCACGGACGTCGTCGTCGCGTACCTGAGGCACCTCGTGATGCGCCTGCGGTGGGACGCGACCCTTCATCGCCAGCTCGAATCGGTGCGGCTCCTGTTCATGCCGCTCGTCAATCCCGGCGGCATGTGGCGCGCGACGCGCGCGAACCCGAACGGGGTCGACCTGATGCGCAACGCGCCGCTCGAGGCGCACGAGCGCGTGCCCCCACTGATCGGCGGGCACCGGATCAGCGCACACCTGCCGTGGTTCCGCGGCCATCTCGGCGACGCGATGGAGGTCGAGAGCGCGGCGCTGTGCAAAACCGTCGCGGCTGAGCTGCTCGCGCGGGAATTCAGCATCGCGCTCGACTGCCACTCGGGTTTCGGCCTCAGCGACCGTATCTGGTTTCCGTACGCGCACACGCGCGAGCCGTTCTCCCACCTCGCCGAGGTCCATGCGCTCGAGGAGATATTCCGGCGGACGCACCCGCACCACCCCTACATCTTCGAGCCGCAAAGCCTCCAGTACCTCGCGCACGGCGATCTGTGGGATTACCTCCATCTGCGCGCGGCCCGTGCGCCGGGCCGCATCTTTCTGCCGCTGACGCTCGAGATGGGCGCGTGGCTGTGGGTCAAGAAGAACCCGCGGCAGATGTTCTCGAAGCACGGGATCTTCAATCCGCGGCTCGCACACCGGCAGCAGCGCGTGCTGCGCCGGCACCTGTCGCTGCTCGACTTTCTGTCGCGCGCGGCAGCGAGCTTCGCTGCATGGATCCCGCGGGGGAATGCGCGGGCGGTGCATGCGGCGCGCGCGCTCGACCGCTGGTACCGGTGA
- a CDS encoding GNAT family N-acetyltransferase, which translates to MLQTTQLQRAGCRALHAGIATCPSEIHEAKKLRYRVFAEEMGARLPTRSPGVDHDLYDPFCEHLVVRDDVAGRIVGTYRILSPHAARRVGSYYSETEFDLTRLQHLRPRIVEIGRSCVDPDYRSGAAIALLWSALARYMRDNGHDYLLGCASISIADGGHTAASLYARLREKHESPPEYRVTPRCALPLDALRGDVAAEPPPLIKGYLRAGAWICGAPAWDPDFNTADLPILLPMNRLDQKYLRHFGGDGR; encoded by the coding sequence ATGCTACAGACCACACAGCTGCAGCGCGCCGGCTGCCGCGCGCTGCACGCCGGCATCGCCACCTGCCCGAGCGAGATCCACGAAGCGAAGAAGCTGCGCTACCGCGTGTTCGCCGAAGAAATGGGCGCGCGGCTGCCGACGCGGAGCCCGGGCGTCGATCATGACCTCTACGACCCGTTTTGCGAGCACCTCGTCGTGCGCGACGACGTCGCCGGCCGGATCGTCGGCACGTACCGCATCCTGTCGCCGCACGCCGCGCGGCGCGTCGGCAGCTATTATTCCGAGACCGAATTCGACCTGACGCGGCTGCAGCATCTGCGCCCGCGCATCGTCGAGATCGGCCGCTCGTGCGTGGATCCCGACTACCGCAGCGGCGCAGCGATCGCGCTGCTGTGGTCCGCGCTTGCGCGCTACATGCGCGACAACGGCCACGATTACCTGCTCGGCTGCGCGTCGATCAGCATCGCCGACGGCGGCCACACCGCCGCTAGCCTCTACGCGCGCCTGCGCGAGAAGCATGAAAGCCCACCCGAATACCGCGTGACCCCGCGCTGCGCGCTGCCGCTCGACGCGCTGCGCGGGGACGTCGCCGCCGAGCCCCCGCCGCTGATCAAGGGCTATCTGCGCGCGGGCGCGTGGATCTGCGGCGCGCCCGCGTGGGACCCCGACTTCAACACTGCGGATCTGCCGATCCTGTTGCCGATGAACCGGCTCGACCAGAAGTACCTCAGGCATTTCGGCGGCGACGGCAGGTGA
- a CDS encoding glycosyltransferase family 4 protein, translating to MSCLDIAVVTETFPPEVNGVAMTLGRLVHGMRERGHRVSIVRPRQRRDDRGSEYDLTIAGVPMPGYAGLRFGLPSGGALARQWRRHRPDLVHVVTEGPLGWSAVSTARRLGIPVTSGFHTNFDHYSVHYGLGWLRPAVSAYLRALHRRTRATLVPTTALAADLAGEGVPGVRVVGRGVDTRLFNPRRRSTDLRAEWGAAPEDFVCLYVGRLAPEKNLVLAERAFAAIRGQHSNARMIWIGDGPSASRLKLERPDHHFAGVRLHEALAEHYASADLFLFPSLTETYGNVVAEAMASGTPVVAYRSAAAAELVEDGENGALAPPGDDAGFVAAALSTLADRTRLGRLSRAARVSMLPAQLGWCRPRVRAGRAGRDSRRLSLLGKTPRLRRCTLLGRSLTAPASSRGCGRSSAAPLDVLALPA from the coding sequence ATGAGCTGCCTCGATATTGCCGTCGTTACCGAAACCTTTCCGCCCGAGGTCAACGGCGTCGCGATGACGCTTGGGCGGCTCGTGCACGGCATGCGCGAGCGTGGCCATCGCGTTAGCATAGTGCGGCCCCGCCAACGCCGGGACGACCGAGGGAGCGAGTACGACTTGACGATCGCAGGCGTGCCGATGCCCGGCTATGCCGGCCTGCGCTTCGGCCTGCCGTCGGGCGGCGCACTCGCGCGGCAGTGGCGCAGGCACCGCCCCGATCTCGTCCACGTCGTGACCGAAGGGCCGCTCGGATGGTCCGCCGTGAGCACGGCGCGCCGCCTCGGCATTCCGGTGACGTCCGGTTTTCACACGAACTTCGACCATTACAGCGTGCATTACGGCCTCGGCTGGCTGCGCCCGGCGGTGTCGGCCTACTTGCGGGCACTTCACCGCAGGACGCGCGCGACACTCGTCCCGACGACGGCGCTCGCAGCCGATCTCGCCGGCGAGGGGGTGCCGGGCGTCCGCGTCGTGGGTCGTGGCGTCGATACCCGTCTGTTCAACCCGCGTCGCCGCAGCACGGATCTGCGCGCGGAATGGGGCGCCGCGCCCGAGGATTTCGTCTGTCTCTATGTCGGGCGTCTCGCCCCCGAGAAGAATCTTGTCCTCGCCGAGCGCGCCTTCGCGGCGATTCGCGGGCAACATTCAAACGCGCGGATGATCTGGATCGGCGACGGCCCGTCCGCTTCGCGCCTGAAACTTGAGCGTCCCGACCACCACTTCGCGGGCGTGCGGCTGCACGAAGCGCTCGCGGAGCACTACGCGAGCGCCGATCTGTTTCTGTTTCCGAGTCTCACCGAGACGTACGGCAACGTCGTCGCCGAGGCGATGGCGAGCGGCACGCCGGTCGTCGCGTATCGCAGCGCGGCGGCCGCCGAACTGGTCGAGGACGGCGAAAACGGCGCGCTGGCGCCGCCAGGGGACGACGCGGGTTTCGTCGCCGCGGCGCTGTCGACGCTCGCCGACCGGACGCGGCTCGGTCGATTGTCACGCGCGGCCCGTGTGAGCATGTTGCCAGCGCAGCTGGGATGGTGTCGTCCTCGCGTTCGAGCGGGTCGCGCGGGACGTGATTCGAGACGCTTGTCCCTGCTCGGAAAGACGCCGCGATTGCGAAGATGCACGCTCCTGGGCCGATCCCTGACCGCGCCGGCGTCGAGTCGGGGGTGCGGACGAAGTTCGGCCGCCCCCTTGGACGTTCTGGCGCTGCCGGCGTGA
- a CDS encoding glycosyltransferase, translated as MRVLMVSDVYFPRVNGVSTSIETFRRALSPRGVATRLVVPRYADEAEEEGIVRVGGRAVPGDGEDRLPRWRAMHAAVREAARDCDLIHIQTPFVAHYAGVTAARSLGLPVLATYHTLFEEYLQHYVPLLPARWLRHGARALSRRQCNDLDAVIVPSTAMQQRLQQYGVTAPTHTLPTGVPFERLAAGAPGEFRRRCGIPSDRPVALYVGRVAHEKNIGFLLDAMHHTLARRPDLLLMIAGEGPVERELRDRVRREGLGESVLFVGYLERVNALPACYAAADVFVFASQTETQGLVLLEAMAAGLPVVALSDMGTHDILAPGRGALSPPDDPRLFGDALVDLFARPHERQKLADDARRYAAEWSDVAMAGRLATLYGTLCRGPAACTDVARRSSGMTRPFLRSFDER; from the coding sequence ATGCGCGTACTGATGGTGTCAGACGTCTATTTTCCGCGCGTGAACGGTGTATCGACGTCGATCGAGACTTTTCGCCGCGCGCTGTCTCCGCGCGGCGTCGCGACCCGCCTCGTCGTGCCCCGATATGCGGACGAGGCCGAAGAGGAGGGGATCGTTCGCGTGGGGGGCCGCGCAGTCCCGGGCGACGGCGAAGACCGGCTGCCACGCTGGCGCGCGATGCACGCGGCGGTGCGAGAGGCCGCGCGGGATTGCGACCTGATCCACATCCAGACGCCGTTCGTCGCGCACTATGCCGGCGTCACCGCCGCACGCAGCCTCGGTCTCCCGGTCCTCGCGACGTATCACACGCTGTTCGAAGAGTATCTGCAGCACTACGTCCCGCTGCTGCCCGCGCGCTGGCTTCGGCACGGCGCGCGGGCGCTATCGCGCCGGCAGTGCAACGACCTCGACGCGGTGATCGTGCCGTCCACCGCGATGCAGCAGCGACTGCAGCAGTACGGCGTGACCGCGCCGACGCACACATTGCCGACCGGCGTGCCGTTCGAGCGCCTGGCCGCCGGTGCACCGGGCGAGTTCCGCAGGCGCTGCGGAATTCCGTCGGATCGGCCCGTCGCGCTCTACGTCGGGCGCGTCGCCCATGAAAAGAACATCGGATTCCTGCTCGATGCGATGCACCATACGCTCGCGCGGCGCCCGGACCTGCTGCTCATGATCGCCGGCGAGGGACCGGTCGAGCGCGAGCTCCGGGATCGGGTGAGGCGCGAGGGGCTCGGCGAGTCGGTGCTGTTCGTCGGTTATCTCGAGCGCGTGAACGCGCTGCCGGCCTGTTACGCAGCGGCCGACGTCTTCGTCTTTGCGTCCCAGACCGAAACGCAGGGACTCGTGCTGCTCGAGGCGATGGCGGCCGGCCTGCCGGTCGTTGCGTTGTCGGACATGGGCACGCACGACATCCTCGCGCCGGGGCGCGGTGCGCTTTCGCCGCCGGACGACCCGCGGCTCTTCGGCGACGCGCTCGTGGACCTCTTCGCGCGTCCGCACGAGCGTCAAAAGCTCGCAGACGACGCGCGGCGGTACGCCGCGGAGTGGTCCGACGTCGCGATGGCGGGGAGACTCGCGACGCTCTACGGCACGCTGTGCCGGGGGCCGGCGGCCTGCACCGATGTGGCGCGTCGTTCGTCGGGCATGACCCGTCCGTTCCTGCGCTCGTTCGACGAACGGTGA